From Streptomyces sp. TLI_235, a single genomic window includes:
- a CDS encoding 2-polyprenyl-6-methoxyphenol hydroxylase-like FAD-dependent oxidoreductase, whose protein sequence is MATPLRVLVHGGGIGGLSLAVALARRGHTVEVAELREQLDALGVGIIQPTNALHVMRELGLLEDCLKAGFEWEVLTICDPSGTTLAKIPQPRMDGAPANNGIPRPALAEVLGRTAAEAGALVRFGTTITELADDGEGVDVTLSDGSTGRWDLVVGFDGIGSPLRTRLYGDRYRPEYTGFANWRVTLPRQPEVQGVVMSTGNLAAKALLTPITDELMYLGSVFAEAEDFRPDPERAHEQLSERLAGFGGPVAEALTRVTDPAAVVYSRISQVTVEEPWHVGRVVLAGDAAHASTPHLAQGAAMAVEDALVLARELDAADSVPAALQAWEERRRPRAMFVQALSRAVLKQETGTPTTPDEDELLKVGIPGAAHVLVKPY, encoded by the coding sequence ATGGCAACACCCCTGCGCGTCCTCGTCCACGGCGGCGGCATCGGCGGGCTCAGCCTCGCCGTCGCGCTCGCCCGCCGCGGCCACACCGTCGAGGTCGCCGAACTCCGCGAGCAGCTCGACGCGCTCGGCGTGGGCATCATCCAGCCCACCAACGCCCTGCACGTGATGCGCGAACTCGGCCTCCTGGAGGACTGCCTGAAGGCAGGCTTCGAGTGGGAGGTGCTCACCATCTGCGACCCGTCCGGCACCACCCTGGCGAAGATCCCGCAGCCCCGGATGGACGGCGCCCCCGCCAACAACGGCATCCCCCGCCCCGCGCTCGCCGAGGTGCTCGGCAGGACCGCGGCCGAGGCCGGCGCGCTCGTCCGCTTCGGCACCACGATCACCGAACTCGCCGACGACGGCGAGGGCGTGGACGTCACCCTGTCCGACGGCTCCACCGGCCGCTGGGACCTCGTGGTCGGCTTCGACGGCATCGGATCCCCGCTGCGCACCCGCCTCTACGGCGACCGCTACCGCCCCGAGTACACCGGCTTCGCCAACTGGCGGGTCACCCTGCCCCGGCAGCCCGAGGTACAGGGTGTGGTGATGAGCACCGGCAACCTAGCCGCCAAGGCGCTGCTCACCCCGATCACCGACGAACTGATGTACCTGGGCTCGGTGTTCGCCGAGGCCGAGGACTTCCGTCCGGACCCGGAGCGGGCCCACGAGCAGCTCTCGGAGCGGCTCGCCGGCTTCGGCGGGCCGGTCGCCGAGGCGCTGACCCGGGTCACCGACCCGGCGGCGGTGGTGTACTCGCGGATATCGCAGGTCACCGTGGAGGAGCCCTGGCACGTCGGCCGGGTGGTGCTCGCCGGCGACGCCGCGCACGCCTCCACCCCGCACCTGGCGCAGGGCGCCGCGATGGCCGTCGAGGACGCGCTGGTGCTCGCCCGGGAGTTGGACGCCGCCGACTCGGTGCCCGCCGCGCTGCAGGCCTGGGAGGAACGCCGCCGCCCGCGCGCGATGTTCGTCCAGGCGCTGTCCCGCGCCGTCCTCAAGCAGGAGACCGGCACCCCGACCACGCCCGACGAGGACGAGCTCCTCAAGGTCGGCATCCCCGGCGCCGCCCACGTGCTGGTGAAGCCGTACTGA
- a CDS encoding putative regulator of Ras-like GTPase activity (Roadblock/LC7/MglB family), whose amino-acid sequence MTRTIATHQDLDWLLDGLVDSVTGTRHAVLLSDDGLVVSHSRTIDRSDAERLAAVATGQQSLARGVGQLFAGGPVHQVIVELAELWLFIIAAGQGTHLAVIASQEVDAEVMSLAMHNLVQQVGQKLSTPQRGEFDAFAARSGQRG is encoded by the coding sequence ATGACGCGCACAATCGCCACCCACCAGGACCTCGACTGGCTGCTGGACGGCCTGGTGGACTCGGTGACCGGGACGAGGCACGCCGTCCTGCTCTCCGACGACGGCCTCGTGGTGAGCCACTCCCGCACCATCGACCGCTCCGACGCCGAGCGCCTCGCCGCCGTCGCCACCGGCCAGCAGAGCCTCGCCCGCGGCGTCGGCCAGCTCTTCGCCGGCGGCCCCGTCCACCAGGTGATCGTCGAACTCGCCGAGCTCTGGCTGTTCATCATCGCCGCCGGCCAGGGCACCCACCTCGCCGTGATCGCCTCCCAGGAGGTCGACGCCGAGGTCATGTCGCTCGCCATGCACAACCTGGTGCAGCAGGTCGGCCAGAAGCTCAGCACCCCGCAGCGCGGGGAGTTCGACGCGTTCGCCGCCCGCAGCGGGCAGCGAGGGTGA